The genomic DNA CTCATCGGCCTCGTTGCGGAAACCGTGGATGCCGCCCGGCGGGACATAGAGGAAGTCGTTGGGGCCGGCCTTGACCCAGTCGGTGCCGTCGTACAGCGTCATGGTGCCGGACAACACGAAGAAGGCCTCGGACATGGCGCGGTGGAAATGCGGGCCCGGGCCCCCGCCGTGCGGCGCGATGTCGACGCGGTACAGGCCGTAGTCGCCCGCGGTCTTCTGCTGGTTCGCCAGGTAGTGGTACTGGATCAGGCCTTGTGGGTCGTAATCGGGTGGCTCGTCACCGCGCCGCAGCGTCGCGCTGACCTCGGGCCGGTCGGCGGTATAGCGGGCCGGCGGATAGGGCGGTACAACCAGCGACATGGTCGGCTCCCGGTGACCATCGAGATCGGAGACGGCTTCTCGGTTTCCACCATAGGGCGGTC from Mycolicibacterium phocaicum includes the following:
- a CDS encoding cupin domain-containing protein; protein product: MSLVVPPYPPARYTADRPEVSATLRRGDEPPDYDPQGLIQYHYLANQQKTAGDYGLYRVDIAPHGGGPGPHFHRAMSEAFFVLSGTMTLYDGTDWVKAGPNDFLYVPPGGIHGFRNEADESASVLMLFAPGAPREAYFEGFGQLADMTDDERREWFIKHDNFFVE